In the Helianthus annuus cultivar XRQ/B chromosome 11, HanXRQr2.0-SUNRISE, whole genome shotgun sequence genome, one interval contains:
- the LOC110890215 gene encoding uncharacterized protein LOC110890215, producing MTPDFDKVEDMDAQAETIESRLQSFLGQLKSELGVLDRIIHKNKNQHRRSSYFQYLLKVRRDCKLLQSTNLLELVNSSFIVINGNRPRQKVQLLESLKRRKFDGGKHNFLARLLGAARLLSQMAEPMLKAAIELSTLLARSFFTGFSTALLALLARLRVLTQQILLDVVAAFNMVSSLSRKRQSIKLNQEGIEVYREYYPTNEQVVYLECVWETDKFVLLETMIEAENTNSETVNDGVVCQGSSIVEYESIETTLGVNKPADATMDETCEDDPATMRTDNVSSTDGLSNDCKQVEEAEDMKDQSGVLEPSIKNPEQEQITCSSFPADQDLPKLKPKKVAFISVKKPDASNANDTGLLNKLSDSSRGNGDKGDSFFSLLTGGI from the exons ATGACTCCTGATTTCGACAAAG TTGAGGATATGGATGCTCAAGCTGAAACGATCGAGTCACGACTACAATCTTTCCTCGGTCAACTTAAGTCAGAGCTAGGCGTTCTTGATAGAATCATccacaaaaataaaaaccaacaTCGCAGAAGCTCATACTTCCAATACTTGTTGAAG GTAAGGCGAGACTGTAAGCTTCTTCAATCCACTAACTTGTTGGAACTTGTTAATTCCTCTTTTATCGTCATCAACGGGAATCGGCCTAGGCAAAAGGTTCAACTCTTGGAAAG TTTGAAAAGAAGAAAATTTGATGGTGGAAAACATAATTTTCTGGCGCGACTTCTGGGTGCTGCACGTCTGCTTTCACAG ATGGCGGAGCCAATGCTGAAGGCAGCTAT AGAGTTATCTACTTTGCTTGCTCGATCTTTTTTTACGGGATTTTCTACGGCTCTGTTGGCTCTGCTTGCACGCCTTCGAGTTTTGACTCAGCAA ATACTACTCGACGTTGTTGCAGCATTCAACATGGTTTCCTCCTTATCTCGAAAGCGACAATCCATCAAACTTAACCAAGAAGGAATTGAG GTCTATAGAGAATACTACCCAACAAATGAGCAAGTTGTCTATTTGGAATGTGTATGGGAGACTGACAAATTCGTTTTACTCGAGACAATGATCGAAGCCGAGAACACAAATTCCGAGACAGTAAACGATGGTGTCGTATGTCAAGGTTCATCTATAGTAGAGTATGAAAGTATTGAAACCACTCTTGGCG TCAATAAACCGGCGGATGCAACTATGGACGAAACTTGTGAAGATGACCCTGCTACCATGAGGACCGATAATGTTTCTTCAACCGACGGTCTTAGTAATGATTGTAAACAAGTTGAAGAAGCGGAAGACATGAAAGATCAATCAGGTGTTCTAGAACCTTCCATAAAGAACCCAGAACAGGAACAGATTACATGTTCAAGTTTTCCGGCAGATCAAGATTTACCCAAACTTAAACCCAAGAAAGTGGCATTTATATCAGTGAAGAAGCCAGATGCTTCAAATGCCAATGACACAGGGCTTCTTAATAAGTTAAGTGATAGTAGTAGGGGTAATGGGGATAAAGGAGATTCATTTTTTAGTTTGCTCACTGGGGGAATCTAG
- the LOC110890214 gene encoding uncharacterized protein LOC110890214, whose translation MVEGQTLEAIKGGGGSIKVGTTGTINALMSRELQSVKVQSPTAVPLPNEVATGTTSKAKVRADEASTSSGNTTSGKHSTVDQKTKHQHARRDSKNPFLRSDSGSVDGNGNGSNDGRKSDKKGSCLVEIVDVKCGVPDKTWANPITSRLKKLTFSKLSDANSVK comes from the coding sequence ATGGTTGAGGGTCAGACACTGGAAGCCATCAAGGGTGGTGGTGGGTCCATAAAAGTTGGAACCACTGGCACCATCAATGCTTTGATGTCAAGGGAACTGCAGTCTGTTAAAGTTCAATCTCCAACCGCGGTCCCGTTGCCTAACGAAGTTGCAACGGGTACGACTTCAAAGGCGAAAGTACGAGCGGATGAAGCAAGCACTAGCAGCGGTAACACAACGAGTGGTAAACATAGTACTGTTGATCAGAAAACTAAGCATCAGCATGCTAGGAGAGATAGCAAGAATCCGTTTCTTCGGTCCGATAGTGGGTCTGTggatggaaatggaaatggaagtAATGATGGAAGAAAGAGTGACAAAAAGGGATCTTGCTTGGTTGAAATAGTTGATGTGAAATGTGGAGTTCCTGATAAAACGTGGGCGAATCCGATAACGTCTCGGTTGAAGAAACTCACTTTCTCGAAGCTTTCTGATGCCAACAGCGTTAAGTAA